A DNA window from Halomicrobium mukohataei DSM 12286 contains the following coding sequences:
- a CDS encoding NUDIX hydrolase: MTAVDNLWYLADQARQQAEQTRHQFASNYEDYITFSRHRNVSRPRFKTVAERTRDNGLPYGVHTVVTNDAGELLLVRHDDVDMWVLPGGQVDGTESFREAASRELREEAGIEATDEGLAILARAEFHCEEYDTWGVLPMFQGRALETELTVDDPDGEISDAGWFDELPEDTRDRAQLHEWRETRVYSNN, from the coding sequence ATGACGGCCGTCGACAACCTGTGGTACCTGGCAGACCAGGCCCGCCAGCAGGCCGAGCAGACCCGCCACCAGTTCGCCTCGAACTACGAGGACTACATCACCTTCTCGCGACACCGAAACGTCTCGCGACCGCGGTTCAAGACCGTCGCCGAACGGACCCGCGACAACGGACTGCCCTACGGGGTCCACACCGTCGTCACGAACGACGCCGGAGAGCTGTTGCTCGTCCGCCACGACGACGTAGATATGTGGGTGCTGCCGGGCGGGCAGGTCGACGGAACGGAGTCGTTCCGCGAGGCCGCCAGCCGCGAGCTACGCGAGGAGGCCGGCATCGAGGCGACCGACGAGGGGCTCGCGATTCTCGCACGCGCCGAGTTCCACTGTGAGGAGTACGACACCTGGGGCGTCCTCCCGATGTTCCAGGGTCGCGCACTGGAGACGGAGTTGACCGTCGACGACCCCGACGGCGAGATCTCCGACGCCGGGTGGTTCGACGAGTTGCCCGAGGACACGCGAGACCGAGCGCAGTTGCACGAGTGGCGTGAGACGCGCGTCTATAGTAACAATTGA
- a CDS encoding Rpp14/Pop5 family protein, producing MKHLPKHLQPRWRYLGVEIESWPDADFGRRTLQRELWYAAQNLVGDAGSADLDLTVLRFAFEDGLGSALVRTRRDRTDSARAVIASLSTIDDDPVGVRVRGTSGTVRACEEKYIRRASEPSEQRQVAFDGDERTAVVRDGRVDVATDDGFSGATDLDLQ from the coding sequence ATGAAACACCTCCCCAAACACCTACAGCCCCGGTGGCGCTACCTCGGGGTCGAGATCGAGAGCTGGCCCGACGCCGACTTCGGCCGCAGGACTCTCCAGCGGGAACTGTGGTACGCCGCCCAGAACCTCGTGGGCGACGCCGGCAGTGCCGACCTCGATCTCACCGTGCTCCGCTTCGCGTTCGAGGACGGCCTGGGGAGCGCGCTCGTCCGGACGCGGCGCGACCGGACCGACAGCGCACGTGCCGTGATCGCCTCGCTGTCGACGATCGACGACGACCCGGTCGGCGTCCGGGTCCGTGGCACGAGTGGCACCGTCCGTGCGTGTGAGGAAAAATATATACGACGCGCATCGGAACCGTCCGAACAGAGACAGGTCGCGTTCGACGGCGACGAGCGGACCGCAGTCGTCCGTGACGGCCGTGTCGACGTTGCCACCGACGACGGATTTTCGGGCGCGACCGACCTCGATCTCCAGTAA
- a CDS encoding RNA-binding protein — MSSVPFHYVDLRAFAYATEDEKRVAEALQTYLPEETELERAESEGHYGDRIVVLSARVENADDIRHVLTQVAAVDDLETVLEELDDRVDANCSFFLTFDKQAAFGNSVERGDGITLRAKVEAYPAKRETAIENAQDALSEL; from the coding sequence ATGTCGTCGGTCCCGTTTCACTACGTCGACCTGCGAGCGTTCGCCTACGCGACCGAAGACGAAAAGCGGGTCGCCGAGGCGCTACAGACCTATCTCCCCGAGGAGACCGAACTGGAGCGGGCCGAGTCGGAGGGCCACTACGGCGACCGAATCGTCGTCCTCTCGGCGCGGGTCGAGAACGCGGACGACATCCGCCACGTCCTCACGCAGGTCGCGGCGGTCGACGACCTCGAAACGGTGCTCGAAGAGCTGGACGACCGCGTCGACGCCAACTGTTCGTTCTTCCTCACCTTCGACAAACAGGCGGCGTTCGGGAACAGCGTCGAGCGAGGCGACGGGATCACGCTCCGCGCGAAGGTCGAAGCCTACCCCGCCAAACGCGAGACAGCCATCGAGAACGCGCAGGACGCCCTCTCGGAGCTGTGA
- the hflX gene encoding GTPase HflX: protein MTASTTAERAVIAKRVDSGTADTEEITDLARAAGYEAVGEVTQKRTEDPAYHLGEGKVARLANVVAREGATAVIFDNELGPYQTYNIGNELPDGVQVVDRFRLILEIFGQRAQTRKAQLQVELAELRYELPRAEAKASLAKRDERPGFMGLGEYDESREEDIKKQISRIRDELASIEETEQHRRQQRRESGFDLVALAGYTNAGKSTLLRRVADDVDVDENEELHPDLDPTAESEDRLFTTLGTTTRRADMDQRDVLVTDTVGFISDLPHWLVESFKSTLDAVYRADLVLLVVDVSEPVEEIREKLVTSHDTLYERNEAPIVTVLNKTDTVDDAEIERKRAALSGLAPNPIAVSAKEGANVDALLDRIHDELPDYERERLVLPMTDETMSLVSWIHDHAHVDNVDYGDQVIVEFEGRSAVVERSRAKAGELVEASA from the coding sequence GTGACGGCTAGTACCACAGCGGAGCGAGCGGTCATCGCCAAGCGCGTCGACTCGGGTACTGCAGACACCGAGGAGATCACCGACCTCGCGAGAGCCGCCGGCTACGAGGCCGTCGGCGAGGTGACACAGAAACGGACGGAAGACCCCGCCTACCACCTCGGAGAGGGGAAGGTCGCGCGTCTCGCGAACGTCGTCGCCCGCGAGGGCGCGACGGCGGTGATCTTCGACAACGAGCTGGGACCCTACCAGACGTACAACATCGGCAACGAGCTTCCCGACGGCGTCCAGGTCGTCGACCGCTTCCGGCTCATCCTGGAGATCTTCGGCCAGCGCGCCCAGACGCGCAAGGCACAGCTCCAGGTCGAACTGGCCGAACTGCGCTACGAGTTGCCCCGGGCCGAGGCGAAGGCCAGCCTCGCCAAGCGCGACGAGCGGCCCGGGTTCATGGGGCTGGGCGAGTACGACGAGAGCCGCGAAGAGGACATCAAAAAGCAGATCTCGCGGATACGCGACGAGCTGGCGTCCATCGAGGAGACCGAGCAACACCGACGCCAGCAGCGCCGCGAGTCCGGTTTCGACCTCGTCGCGCTGGCGGGCTACACGAACGCCGGCAAGTCGACGCTGTTGCGCCGCGTGGCCGACGACGTCGACGTCGACGAGAACGAGGAGCTACACCCGGACCTCGATCCGACCGCCGAGAGCGAAGACCGGCTGTTCACGACTCTGGGGACGACGACCCGCCGTGCGGACATGGACCAGCGGGACGTGCTGGTGACCGACACCGTCGGTTTCATCTCGGATCTGCCCCACTGGCTCGTCGAGTCGTTCAAGTCGACGCTTGACGCCGTCTATCGCGCCGACCTGGTGTTGCTCGTCGTCGACGTGAGCGAACCCGTCGAGGAGATCCGCGAGAAGCTGGTCACGAGCCACGACACGCTGTACGAGCGCAACGAAGCGCCGATCGTCACCGTCCTCAACAAGACGGACACGGTCGACGACGCGGAGATCGAGCGCAAACGCGCTGCGCTCTCCGGGCTGGCTCCGAACCCCATCGCCGTCAGCGCGAAAGAGGGGGCAAACGTCGACGCGTTGCTCGACAGGATCCACGACGAACTGCCGGACTACGAGCGCGAGCGACTCGTCTTGCCGATGACCGACGAGACGATGAGCCTCGTCTCCTGGATCCACGACCACGCACACGTCGACAACGTCGACTACGGCGACCAGGTGATCGTCGAGTTCGAGGGGCGATCGGCCGTCGTCGAGCGGTCCCGCGCCAAGGCCGGCGAACTCGTCGAAGCGTCGGCCTAG
- a CDS encoding RNase P subunit p30 family protein: MYAAVHARPDGQSTVARMAQTASRYGYDGIVVRNHGDCAATFDPEEIADEYDVAVVEGIEVRASDPSRASGLVGNHRSSKTIVAVHGDSVAINRFAVEQPAVDVLAHPTRGDGDVNHVLAKAAADNGVRLEFSLQDVLHETGGTRVRRIQSLRKLRELVEHYDVPYVVSGDPHSHLQLRAPRDLIALGETIGFSPDQIETGLREWAELTERNRRRQSDAFVEPGVWLDDE; the protein is encoded by the coding sequence ATGTACGCGGCCGTCCACGCCCGTCCGGACGGGCAGAGTACGGTCGCCAGGATGGCCCAGACGGCCAGCCGGTACGGCTACGACGGGATCGTCGTCAGGAACCACGGCGACTGCGCGGCGACGTTCGACCCCGAAGAGATCGCCGACGAGTACGACGTGGCCGTCGTCGAGGGAATCGAGGTCCGGGCGTCTGATCCGTCCCGCGCCAGCGGCCTCGTCGGGAACCACCGGTCGTCCAAGACCATCGTCGCGGTCCACGGAGATTCCGTCGCGATCAATCGCTTCGCCGTCGAGCAGCCCGCCGTCGACGTCCTCGCCCATCCGACGCGGGGCGACGGCGACGTGAACCACGTACTGGCGAAGGCCGCCGCCGACAACGGCGTTCGCCTCGAATTCTCGCTGCAGGACGTGCTCCACGAGACCGGTGGGACGCGGGTCCGTCGCATCCAGTCGCTGCGGAAACTGCGCGAACTCGTCGAACACTACGACGTGCCCTACGTCGTCAGCGGGGACCCACACAGTCACCTCCAGCTCAGAGCGCCGCGGGACCTGATCGCGCTGGGCGAGACGATCGGCTTTTCGCCGGACCAGATCGAGACCGGACTCAGAGAGTGGGCCGAGCTGACCGAGCGGAACCGCCGTCGGCAGTCGGACGCGTTCGTCGAACCCGGTGTCTGGCTCGACGACGAGTGA
- a CDS encoding DUF7504 family protein, whose protein sequence is MRSENDTQGLDDRRLRVEPGTQALVSMPSMQRSLSLLPRGVTDNVVFVSSTPPATVERRLRERGLAVERVGLVPVTGSEPEYDGPLWTSEPIVPDDLTGLSMRFTSALGALDAGHGWVLFDALDVLAMYAHQDRVCRFFDHVTTAARDRTLRGVYTITGDALDDQLADSFAHSADRVVDAR, encoded by the coding sequence GTGCGAAGCGAAAACGACACACAGGGACTCGACGACCGTCGTCTGCGCGTCGAGCCCGGAACGCAAGCGCTGGTCTCGATGCCGTCGATGCAGCGGTCGCTCTCGCTGTTGCCGCGGGGCGTCACGGACAACGTCGTGTTCGTCTCGTCGACGCCACCGGCGACCGTCGAACGCCGGCTTCGCGAGCGCGGGCTGGCCGTCGAGAGGGTCGGGCTGGTGCCGGTCACCGGCTCCGAGCCCGAATACGACGGACCGCTGTGGACGAGCGAGCCGATCGTGCCGGACGACCTGACCGGCCTCAGTATGCGGTTTACGAGCGCTCTCGGCGCACTCGACGCCGGCCACGGCTGGGTCCTGTTCGACGCGCTCGACGTACTGGCGATGTACGCCCACCAGGATCGGGTGTGTCGCTTCTTCGATCACGTCACCACGGCGGCCCGCGACCGGACCCTCCGGGGCGTCTACACGATCACCGGCGACGCGCTCGACGACCAACTGGCCGACAGCTTCGCGCACAGCGCCGACCGCGTCGTCGACGCGCGGTGA
- a CDS encoding FUN14 domain-containing protein: MIELPLQLELPGLQQVGLEVGGGAVIGGVIGFAAKKVAKLIAILVGIELALFKFLETRGILEVNWSAISGTAGNVSSAAGETAGAQPPGWVMSLLSALPVSAGFTGGFLVGFRKG; encoded by the coding sequence ATGATAGAGTTACCGTTGCAGCTAGAGCTTCCCGGCCTCCAGCAGGTCGGCCTCGAAGTCGGCGGCGGTGCCGTGATCGGGGGGGTCATCGGCTTCGCGGCCAAGAAGGTCGCGAAGCTCATCGCGATCCTCGTCGGTATCGAGCTGGCGCTGTTCAAGTTCCTGGAGACGCGTGGCATCCTCGAAGTGAACTGGAGCGCCATCAGCGGCACCGCGGGCAACGTCTCGTCGGCGGCCGGTGAGACGGCGGGCGCACAGCCTCCCGGATGGGTCATGAGCCTCCTCTCGGCTCTGCCGGTGAGCGCCGGATTCACCGGTGGCTTCCTCGTCGGCTTCCGGAAGGGATAG
- a CDS encoding protein sorting system archaetidylserine synthase (This PssA-like phosphatidyltransferase, along with a PssD-like decarboxylase, is required in Haloarchaea for the archaeosortase ArtA to replace the PGF-CTERM sorting signal with a C-terminal lipid anchor.): protein MGLAVRRRLGVADTVTLVNAVIGFAAAVVAYSDPALAARLILLAAIADALDGIVARFAGNTEVGPLLDSITDVVSFGATPALFVHGVAREAYGPLGEADTPLRIGLVVLASSFVVFSVVRTAFYTVYVDEGEQRPGIQNTLAATILAAAYLAGVAPVPVLLAGTVVLSALMIAPVGYPKLRARDALVLGLVQAGAIVDPGAFQRVFPRVLLVAAVAYLALAPRYYWGE from the coding sequence ATGGGTCTCGCAGTGCGACGACGACTCGGGGTCGCCGACACCGTGACGCTGGTCAACGCCGTGATCGGGTTCGCCGCCGCGGTCGTCGCCTACAGCGATCCGGCGCTGGCGGCGCGACTGATCCTGCTGGCCGCGATCGCCGACGCGCTCGACGGGATCGTCGCCCGCTTCGCCGGGAACACGGAGGTCGGGCCGCTGCTGGATTCGATCACCGACGTGGTCTCGTTCGGTGCGACGCCGGCACTGTTCGTCCACGGCGTCGCCCGCGAGGCCTACGGCCCGCTGGGCGAGGCGGACACGCCGTTGCGCATCGGGCTCGTCGTCCTCGCGTCGTCGTTCGTCGTCTTCTCGGTCGTCCGAACCGCGTTCTACACGGTCTACGTCGACGAGGGCGAACAGCGGCCGGGCATCCAGAACACGCTGGCCGCGACGATTCTCGCGGCGGCCTATCTCGCTGGCGTCGCACCTGTGCCGGTGTTGCTGGCCGGAACGGTCGTCCTCTCGGCGCTCATGATCGCGCCGGTGGGCTACCCCAAGCTCCGCGCTCGGGACGCGCTGGTACTGGGACTCGTCCAGGCGGGCGCGATCGTCGATCCCGGTGCGTTCCAGCGGGTGTTCCCCCGCGTCCTGCTGGTCGCCGCCGTGGCGTACCTCGCGCTCGCACCCCGGTACTACTGGGGGGAGTGA
- the psmA gene encoding archaeal proteasome endopeptidase complex subunit alpha produces the protein MQGQNQQQAYDRGSTIFSPDGRLYQVEYAREAVKRGTASIGVRTSGGVVLAVDKRIRSPLMERSSVEKIHKADDHIGIASAGHVADARQLIDLARRRAQINRLRYEERIGVETLTKEITDHIQRYTQVGGARPFGVALIIAGVADGEPRLYETDPSGTPYEWKALAVGADRADTRAYLEEHYSETLALDGAIGLALETLASVNDDALAPEAVGLATVDAETEQFRTLSDEETETHLAERDLLADGEDLEE, from the coding sequence ATGCAGGGACAAAACCAACAGCAGGCCTACGACCGCGGCAGCACCATCTTCTCGCCCGACGGGCGACTCTACCAGGTCGAGTACGCGCGCGAAGCAGTCAAGCGCGGCACCGCGAGCATCGGCGTCAGGACCAGCGGTGGCGTCGTGCTCGCCGTCGACAAGCGGATCCGGTCGCCGCTCATGGAGCGGTCGTCGGTCGAGAAGATCCACAAGGCCGACGACCACATCGGGATCGCCAGCGCCGGCCACGTCGCAGACGCCCGCCAACTGATCGATCTCGCCCGGCGACGGGCCCAGATCAACCGACTCCGCTACGAGGAACGGATCGGCGTCGAGACGCTGACCAAAGAGATCACCGACCACATCCAGCGATACACGCAGGTCGGCGGCGCGCGTCCGTTCGGCGTCGCGCTGATCATCGCCGGGGTCGCCGACGGCGAACCCAGGCTGTACGAGACCGATCCCTCCGGAACACCCTACGAGTGGAAGGCCCTCGCCGTCGGTGCCGACAGGGCCGACACGCGGGCCTACCTCGAAGAACACTACTCGGAGACGCTGGCCCTCGACGGCGCGATCGGACTCGCTCTCGAAACACTGGCCTCGGTCAACGACGACGCGCTCGCGCCGGAGGCGGTCGGTCTCGCGACGGTCGACGCCGAGACCGAACAGTTCCGCACGCTCTCGGACGAGGAGACGGAGACACACCTCGCCGAGCGAGACCTCCTCGCGGACGGCGAGGACCTCGAAGAGTAA
- a CDS encoding class I SAM-dependent methyltransferase has product MKRSIDEHADRFSDHAADYDESQDSEEYRECADLVVRHAAPAADDVVLDLGTGTGAIALPLADAAAEVVGRDISEGMLEQARTKATERGIDNVSFGEGRFREPSVDREVDVVTSNFAMHHLDDEAKREAIDAIAALEPRRFVLGDVMFFDEPDPSIPFYDPSVDDPATVGVLADAFTDAGFALTAVEMVHGQVGVLVGERVPDAEAVDQS; this is encoded by the coding sequence ATGAAACGATCGATCGACGAACACGCCGACCGATTCTCCGACCACGCCGCCGACTACGACGAGAGCCAGGACTCCGAGGAGTACCGCGAGTGTGCCGACCTCGTCGTTCGTCACGCCGCCCCGGCGGCCGACGACGTGGTGCTCGACCTCGGCACCGGAACCGGTGCGATCGCGCTCCCGCTGGCAGACGCGGCAGCCGAAGTCGTCGGCCGCGACATCAGCGAGGGCATGCTCGAACAGGCGCGGACGAAGGCCACGGAGCGTGGCATCGACAACGTCTCCTTCGGCGAAGGACGATTCCGTGAGCCCTCGGTCGACCGCGAGGTCGACGTCGTCACCTCGAACTTCGCGATGCACCACCTCGACGACGAGGCAAAGCGCGAGGCGATCGACGCCATCGCGGCGCTCGAACCGCGCCGGTTCGTCCTCGGTGACGTGATGTTCTTCGACGAGCCCGACCCGTCGATCCCCTTTTACGACCCGTCGGTCGACGATCCGGCCACCGTCGGCGTCCTCGCGGACGCGTTCACCGACGCCGGCTTCGCACTGACGGCCGTCGAGATGGTCCACGGACAGGTGGGGGTCCTCGTCGGCGAGCGAGTGCCCGACGCCGAGGCCGTCGACCAGTCCTGA
- a CDS encoding metal-dependent hydrolase encodes MAVAGLIGAALLGTAFDRRSVLILFGAMIAADLDSFVGLVSVVGHRTAFHTLLVPITAAAVLLVDLRRGEGSWVRRRWGPRGVRITWVTIVAYAGAAIGLDLFSAGGANPLWPLHDQFYVIDGKIELSSRRGIVQTFVDLGSERAGDASSSETVARGTSRDVNVSTGVDPNPDGGDTAEPVDRVFPVVRSGWQLLLLVVGTAVTAARFYVDQAVPAE; translated from the coding sequence ATGGCGGTCGCGGGCCTCATCGGAGCGGCGCTGCTCGGGACGGCGTTCGATCGACGGTCGGTGCTGATCCTCTTCGGGGCGATGATCGCCGCGGATCTGGACTCGTTCGTCGGTCTGGTCTCGGTCGTGGGCCACCGGACGGCGTTTCACACGCTCCTGGTGCCGATCACGGCGGCCGCCGTCCTGCTGGTCGATCTCCGCCGAGGCGAGGGGTCGTGGGTGCGGCGGCGCTGGGGTCCCCGAGGCGTGCGCATCACGTGGGTGACGATCGTCGCGTACGCCGGTGCGGCGATCGGGCTGGATCTGTTCTCCGCCGGTGGAGCGAACCCGCTCTGGCCGCTCCACGACCAGTTCTACGTGATCGACGGGAAGATAGAACTCTCCAGTCGGCGGGGGATCGTCCAGACGTTCGTCGATCTCGGCTCCGAACGGGCCGGCGACGCGAGCAGTAGCGAGACGGTCGCTCGGGGCACGTCTCGGGATGTCAACGTGAGCACGGGCGTCGACCCGAACCCGGACGGCGGCGACACCGCCGAGCCGGTCGACCGCGTGTTCCCAGTCGTGCGGTCGGGGTGGCAACTCCTCCTGCTCGTCGTGGGAACGGCCGTCACCGCCGCGCGGTTCTACGTCGACCAGGCGGTGCCAGCGGAGTGA
- the thrC gene encoding threonine synthase, whose product MNPTIALECIDCGRVFVPADERLVCPDHDGVGGILDVQYDQSGAREAVAAGVGEGIDDLWKYAPLLPTDGHAVDLGAGGTPLLDAPTLSRELGVTVRLKDERGNPTGSIKDRASAVLTSRALAGDESVLTCASTGNAAASLAGYAARTGLDCCIFVPADVPEGKAVQPLVYGADVYAVDGDYDDAFSLCRRVAANREWYDCSAAVNPYAVEGLRTVGHELAEQSRASVPDWIVYPMGNGCGLAATWKGFREFAELGIVEECPRLLGVQAEGATAIHDRFTGERARAGGETQADSIDVGHPHNAQKACRALEDSGGATVVVSDREILDAERTLGRTEGIYAEPASAATLAGLESAVDAGTVAPGDSATLVVTGTGLKDTASARDLVDGVDHVPDTPAAVPDPE is encoded by the coding sequence GTGAACCCCACTATCGCACTCGAATGCATCGACTGTGGCCGCGTGTTCGTCCCGGCAGACGAGCGACTCGTCTGTCCGGACCACGACGGGGTCGGCGGCATCCTCGACGTGCAGTACGACCAGTCCGGTGCTCGCGAGGCGGTCGCGGCCGGCGTCGGAGAGGGGATCGACGACCTCTGGAAGTACGCGCCCCTGTTGCCGACGGACGGGCACGCGGTCGATCTCGGCGCGGGCGGGACGCCGCTGCTCGACGCGCCGACGCTCTCGCGGGAACTCGGCGTCACCGTCCGGCTCAAAGACGAGCGTGGCAATCCGACGGGATCGATCAAAGACCGGGCCAGCGCCGTCCTGACGAGTCGCGCACTGGCCGGCGACGAGTCGGTGCTGACCTGTGCGTCGACGGGTAACGCCGCGGCGTCGCTGGCGGGGTACGCCGCCCGGACGGGCCTGGACTGCTGTATCTTCGTCCCGGCAGACGTGCCCGAGGGCAAGGCCGTCCAGCCGCTCGTCTACGGTGCCGACGTGTACGCCGTCGACGGCGACTACGACGACGCCTTCTCGCTGTGTCGCCGCGTCGCAGCGAACCGCGAGTGGTACGACTGCAGCGCCGCAGTCAACCCCTACGCCGTCGAGGGACTCCGGACCGTCGGCCACGAACTGGCCGAGCAGAGCCGGGCCTCGGTGCCCGACTGGATCGTCTATCCGATGGGCAACGGCTGTGGGCTGGCGGCGACCTGGAAGGGGTTCCGCGAGTTCGCGGAGCTGGGCATCGTCGAGGAGTGTCCGCGCCTCCTGGGCGTACAGGCCGAGGGCGCAACCGCCATCCACGACCGCTTTACCGGCGAGCGGGCACGGGCCGGCGGCGAGACGCAGGCCGACAGCATCGACGTGGGCCACCCACACAACGCACAGAAGGCGTGTCGCGCGCTCGAAGACAGCGGCGGAGCCACCGTCGTCGTCTCCGATCGGGAGATTCTTGACGCCGAGCGCACGCTGGGCCGGACCGAGGGCATCTACGCCGAGCCCGCGAGCGCCGCGACGCTCGCTGGCCTCGAATCCGCGGTCGATGCGGGGACCGTCGCCCCAGGAGACAGCGCCACGCTCGTCGTCACCGGGACCGGGCTGAAAGACACCGCCAGCGCGCGCGACCTCGTCGACGGCGTCGATCACGTCCCCGACACGCCGGCCGCCGTCCCGGACCCCGAGTAG
- a CDS encoding ribosome assembly factor SBDS, with protein MISLDEAVTARLESHGQRFEVLVDPDAALAIKRDEFDGELEDVIAAEDVFEDASRGDRPPENSLTEVFDTTEPLEIIPEVIKQGEIQITADQRREMQEQKHRQLIQQITRNAVNPQMDDAPHPPDRIESALEETDFRVDPMEPVDNQVDDALDALRPVIPIRFDEVTVAVQVPADYAGAAQSRIRQFGDLEREEWQADGSWIGVITFPAGMQNEFYDVVNEHTSGEAETQIVKDEDEISIR; from the coding sequence ATGATATCACTTGACGAAGCGGTGACGGCGAGACTCGAATCCCACGGCCAGCGGTTCGAAGTGCTCGTCGACCCCGACGCCGCGCTGGCGATCAAACGCGACGAGTTCGACGGGGAACTCGAAGACGTCATCGCCGCCGAGGACGTGTTCGAGGACGCCTCTCGCGGCGACCGACCGCCGGAGAACTCCCTGACGGAGGTGTTCGACACGACGGAGCCACTGGAGATCATCCCGGAGGTGATCAAGCAGGGGGAGATCCAGATCACGGCCGATCAGCGCCGCGAGATGCAAGAACAGAAACACCGACAGCTGATCCAGCAGATCACACGCAACGCCGTAAACCCCCAGATGGACGACGCACCGCACCCGCCAGACCGCATCGAGTCGGCCCTCGAAGAGACGGACTTCAGGGTCGATCCGATGGAGCCCGTCGACAATCAGGTCGACGACGCGCTGGACGCGCTCCGACCCGTGATCCCGATCCGCTTCGACGAGGTGACCGTCGCGGTCCAGGTCCCCGCGGACTACGCCGGTGCCGCCCAGTCTCGCATCCGGCAGTTCGGCGACCTCGAACGCGAAGAGTGGCAGGCAGACGGCTCCTGGATCGGCGTCATCACCTTCCCCGCCGGGATGCAAAACGAGTTTTACGACGTGGTCAACGAACACACGAGCGGCGAGGCCGAGACCCAGATCGTCAAAGACGAAGACGAGATCTCGATCCGCTGA